TGCTGGTGGCGTCGAGCCAGCCGCTGGACCAGTACATCGTGCGGCACCCGGAATACTTCCGCGATGCACCGGCCGAACAGGCGCGCATCGCGCCGGACCAGGCCCTGATCCTGCTCGATCACGTGCGGTGCGCTGCCTTTGAGCTGCCCTTCGTCGACGGCGACCGTTTCGGCGGACTCGACCCGGGCGCCTATCTGGAAGTGCTGGGAGATTCCCAGGTCGTCCACCGGGAAGGCGAGCGCTGGGAGTGGATTGCCGATGCCTATCCGGCCAACGCGGTGAACCTGCGTTCGGTGGCCGACGGCAACTTCGTCGTCGTCGACCGTACCGATGGCCGCCAGACGATCATCGCCGAGGTGGACTATTCCAGCGCGGCGCTGACCTTGTATGAAGGCGCGATCCACATGGTGCAGTCGGTGCCCTACCAGGTGGAAAAACTCGACTGGGACGGTCGCAAGGCCTTTGTCACGCGCACGCATGTCGACTACTACACGGATGCGATCGACTACACGCGGCTGAAAGTGCTGGAACGGTTCGAGGGCGCGCGTGCCGGGCAGGGCACCTGTCACCAGGGCGAGGTCCATGTGGTGCGGCGCGTGGCGGGCTACAAGAAGATCCGCTACTACACGCACGAGAACATCGGCTACGGCCCGGTCACCCTGCCGGACCAGGAACTCCATACCACCGCGCTGTGGTGGCAGCTGTCGCAGGAGTGTCTCGACGAACATTTCGCGTCGCGGCAGGCGGCGCTGGACGGATTCCTGGGAGCTGCCAGCGTCTTGCATACCGTGGCGAGCGTCCACGTGATGGCCGAGGCGCGTGACCTGATGAAATCCGTCGGCACCGGGGATGGCGCCTGGTTCGCCACGCGGGATGCACAAGGGCGCGGCCAATGGCGCGCAACCGACGGAACGCTCGCGCGTGCCGGCGAGCGCTTCACGCCGACGGTGTATCTCTACGACAACTACCCCGGTGGTGTTGGCCTGAGCGATCCGCTGTACCGCGTGCAGCGCGAACTGGTGCGTGACGCCCGCGCGCTGATCGAGGCCTGTCCCTGCCGCGCCGGCTGCCCGGCCTGCGTCGGGCCCATTCTCGCGGCCGACGAATCCACCGATGCCACGCCACGCCATCACGCGGCGACGGTACTAGCCCTGCTGGCAGCAGCATGACCGCGTTGGCAGAACGGATCCGGCGGCTCCGGTTGCAGGCGGGCGCTACCGCTGGCGTAGCGGGCGGTGCGGTGGCTCCTGTTGTTCCCGCGCCACCGCCGCCGCAGGCAGGTGTTGATCGCAGTGCGGAAGTGCAGCGCCTGCGCCGTCTGCTGGGGATGCGGACCGCGGCCGCAGCCCCGGCGCCCCGGCGGCCGGACGCCGAAACCGCCCTGTGTGGCGACGCGGTCGCGCCGGGCGTGCGCGAAGTGACCCGGGAGATACCGTTGCCGGCCGCCTCGCACCTCCTGCCGCCGCGCTGGGCAGACGGCGTGCCGTTGGCGCGCGAACGCTTTCTCTGCTTCGATACGGAAACAACCGGGCTTGCCGGCGGCAGCGGCACGCGCGCCTTCATGATCGGTGCGGCGGACTGGCGCGGCGAGCGCCTGCGCATCCGCCAGCTGTACCTGACGGCGATGGCGGGCGAGGCAGCGATGCTGGATCGCTTCGCCCAGTGGCTGACCTGCGACACCGTGCTGGTCAGTTACAACGGGCGCTGCTATGACGCACCGCTCCTGGCGACGCGCTATCGGCTGAATCGCCGCGCCAATCCGCTCGCTGGCCTGCCGCATGTCGACCTGCTGCATCCGGTGCGGCGTGCCTACCGGGGTATCTGGGAAAACTGTCGGCTCGCGACGCTGGAACGCCGCCTGCTGCACATCGTTCGCGAGGACGACCTGCCCGGTGCCGCGGCGCCGGCTGCCTGGCTGAGCTTCCTGCGTCATGGCAAGGGCGACGATCTCCTGCGGGTGGTCGAACACAATCGCCAGGATCTGGTCACGCTGGCGCGTCTGCTGCAGCGCCTCGACACCCGGCACTTCGCGCTCGACTAAAGTCGCAGTCGCTTCGCCGCGCGGGTGTCTGTCGGTGACAGATTGTGGGCAATGACCGAAATCCGCGCCACGGTGCGCCTTTGCCCTTTCGTTCGCTTGGATTGCTAGCGCATCAATAGCAACGAACGCGCAATCCTGGACAAATGGCGATGCGGAAAACTGCGACCGTTTCATCCCGACCGCCGGCGCGCCGGACAACATGGATTTCTCACTCGCACGCCTGCTGCCGGACGGAACAGCGGACGCCGGCTTCGCGGGCGACGGCTGGTCGGTGTTTCGCATCGATGCCTTGCCAGTGCCTGAGGGGCACGACGGCATCGATCGCCTGGTCGTGCAGCGGGACGGTTCGATCGTGATCGCGGGGCATTACGACGCCGGTGAGTCCACCGTGCGGCTGCTGGCCGGCAGGATCCGCGCCGACGGAACGCCCGATCCGGCCTACGGTGATGCGGCCCTGCCGGGCTTCCGCACGCTGGTCACGCGGGCCGATGCCGGCAGCGAATACGCCACGGGGCTGCGTCTGCAAAGTGACGGCAAGCTGTTCCTGAGCATCGTGACGGGCGTGTATCCGGAACGCTCGGGGTTCGCGGCTGCGCGGCTGGATGCCGCCGGCGACCTGGATCCAGGCTTCGCTGACGGGGGCATCTTCGCGCTGGACCTGGTGCCGCAGGGCGCGTTTGCCGACGCGATGGCCGTGACGCTGCAAGGCGGCCGGCCGGTGCTGGCCGGCCACGCCCGACGTGATTCGGGTGCGCAGATCACCGAGCTGGGGCTGGTACGGCTGGAGAACGACCTGATCTTTACGGACCGGCTGGGCGACTGATCCTCACCGACGCGTTCCATCGGGGCCGGCCGCAGGCAGGCCCCGATCCGTCGATCGCGCTATGCTGACGCGAGCCGACAATACCGTCTGCGACGTGCTGTCGGATGCTGCCGTCATCGAATCCGGCAGCAAGGAGGCCCGATGGAAACGCAGACCGTCGCCTATCGCGAGGAATACCGCAGCCGCTTCTGCCCGCCGCGCTATCGCGGCGTGGCGCACGGCGTGTTTGTCGCGGTCGTGGGCTTCTGCATGCTGGTCGCCGGCGCCCTGCTGTTGCGGCCGGCAGATCTGCTGAGCTACTGGTGGATGGTGCCTGCGACGTTTCTGCTGGCCAACCTGGTGGAATACCTGACGCATCGCCACGTGATGCACAAGCGTGTTCCCGTGCTCGGGGCGATGTTTGAGCGACACACGCGGCGTCACCATCGGTACTTCACCCTCGCGGATATCGAGATCACCGGCGCGCACGACATGCACGCGGTGCTGTTCCCGCCGGTGTTGCTGGGATTCTTCTCGGCCGTCGCACTGCTGCTCTCCCTGGCTGTGGGGGCGGTGCTGGGGCGTGCCCCGGGCGTGCTGTTCTTCCTGGTGGCCTTGTCCTATTACCTGGCCTACGAGGTGTTGCATCTCCTGGCGCACTGGCCGTTGCACGGGCGCATGGCCCGTTCACGGGTGATCCGGCGGCTGGTGTCGCATCATCGCGCCCACCACGCGCCGCACGTGATGCAGCGCGGCAATTTCAATATTGTGGTACCCCTGTGTGACTGGCTGTTCCGCACGCTGCACGATGAGTCGGACGTGCTGGCGCAAACGGTCAAGTCCTCGCGTGTCGAACGGGCGTATGAAGACGCCCGGGCCACGACGCGGGAGGGCGAACATGGCAAGCGGGGAAGTATCCAGACGTGAATTCATGGCGACCGTGTGCGCGGTCGCCGCGGGACTGTGCCTGCCGCGGGGAGCGAATGCCGCGGCACCCAATCGCAGCGTGCTAAGCCGGTCGCTGTCGCTGCTCAAACCCCAGTACGACACCGTCGTCGTCGGTTCGGGCTACGGCGGCAGTGTCATGGCGGCGCGGCTGTCCGGCGCGCGATCGGTGTGCCTGTTTGAGCGCGGGCGCGAATGGCAGCCACAGGAATTTCCCGATAGCGCCAGCGGCGTGGTGACGCAACTGCGCAGCGAAGCAACACCCCTGGGTCTGTTCGACTACCGTACCAGTAGCGATCTGGATGCCCTGGTCGGCAATGGGTTGGGTGGCACCTCGCTGATCAATGCCAATGTCGTGGTGGCGCCGGACCGGGATGTCTTCACCGCGTGGCCTGCGGCGATCCGCAACGCCTACGCCAGCGGGGCGATGGACGTGTTCGAACAGCGCGTGCGCCAGATGCTGGCAGTCGAGGCGATGACCGAGGCGAATGCGCTGCGCAAGACGGTCTTCCATGCGTCCACGACGGCACGCCGCAAACGCGCCGGCGTGGCAGTGGACTTCCAGCGCATGGATCTGGCGGTGAATCTCACGCGCCATCACAACGCCGCCAATGCGCAAGGTGTCGTGCAATCGCGTTGCCGCCTCTGTGGCGATTGCGTCACGGGCTGCCGCGGCGGCTCGAAAAATTCCCTGGATGTGAACTACCTGCGCGTGGCCGCGCAGCGTGGCGCGGAAATCTACACCCGCATGGAAGTGGAGTATGTCGAACGCGCCGGCGAACTATGGCGCGTGCATTACCTGGCGCGTCCTGCGGACCGCGCGCCCTACCGCGGCAGTGTCCTGGCCTCGCGCGTCGTGCTGGCGGCCGGATCGCTGGGTTCCACGCAGGTTCTGCTGCGTTCGGCAGCGATGGGATTGCCCGTGTCGCCGCGCGTGGGAACGCGCGTCTCGGCCAATGGCGACTACCTGGGACTGGGCTACAACGCTGCAGTGCAGACCGATACCTTCGGTTTCGGCGACGGCGCGGCGCTGGCCGACACGCGAGGGGTAGGACCTACCATCACCAGTGCGGCGCGCTACGCATCGAGTAACGCGCGAGAGCGGTTCCTGATCGAGGAAGGTGCCTGGCCGCGCGCGCTGACTGACGCGCTCCGGCTGGCCCTGCCGGCGCTTGCCAATGCCCCGGACACGCCGGCCGCCCAGCGCGAGCTGCGCGATATCGCCGGACGGCGCGGCAATGGCGCGCTCAATCACAGCATGGTGTACCTGGGTATCGGTCATGACAGCGCGTCCGGTCGCATCGTGCTCGATGGCAGCGGCACGGCGCGCATTGTCTGGCCGGGCGTGAGTGCGGAGCCCTTCGTGGCCCGGATGCGCGCCGAGATGCGCCAGCATACCGGCGCTTTCGGCGGCACCCTGGTCGACAGCCCGCGGACCCATCCCGTATTCGGCGGTGCGTTGACGACGGTGCACCCGCTGGGCGGTTGTCCCATGGCCGACGACGCCGGCGCCGGGGCCGTCGATGCGGATGGCCGTGTTTACGATCCGCGCGGCAGCCACGCGGTGCACGCCGGGCTCTACGTCGCCGATGGTTCCATCCTGCCGGGCTCGGTGGGGGTGAACCCGCTCTTGACCATTGCTGCCCTGGCCGAACGTGCGGCCGGGTCGATGAGCTGACTGATCCGACATCGGGAGGAAACATGAGAATCCGTCTGGCGGCTGCCGCCGTGTTCCTGCTGTCCCTGTTCGCGCTGCCCGCCCTGGCGCGCGGACTGTACTTTGCGGAAGAAATGCGTGGATTCGGCGAATGGAATCGGGAAATCCGCGCGATCCACTTCGACCTGGACATCACCATCCGCGATATCGATGCCTGGCGTGCGAATCCGAACCACGCCGCAACGGTGAGTGGCCGCCTGCAGCTCGACCAGTCCACGCCGGTCGCCATCACTGGCCAGCTCAATATTCTGGCACCGGCGCCGGGTGCGGACGGTCGCGTGCTGGTGTATCGCGTCGCCGGCAACGGCCTGCGGTTCGTCGGCGCAAAATTGGTGCGCAATGATGGCGGGTTTGACCTCATTGACGACGTAACCACACTGCATGGCGTATTGCTGGCGCCGGGGGCACCGGAGCCGACCATCGCCGACCTGGTATATGGCGCAAAATGGACAGCCGAAGTACAGTTCGAATGGTGGCGACCCAGCATCGTGCTGGCCTTCATCGATTCGTTCGCCACCATCGACACCCCCTGGTATGAGCGCTGGTGGGTAAAAGTGCTGTTTGTAGAAACCACGTTCGGAGCAGTGGCGTCGGAATTTTTCCTGGGGCTGCTGTAGGAGAGCCGACGTGCGGCGTGAGGGATAACGCGCAAGGGGGTACTGCCGGTGGGGGCCGGCGGTACCGATACCTCTGGCTCATCGCGGATTCCCCACGGCATGACGTTCACGCCCGATGTCTCGCAGCTTTACGCGGATGCATTCCGCGAATTCACCCGCCTTCGTGGTCTTGGTCCGGCGCCTGGCAGCGCCATGTCCGCCAGCGGCTTCGTCCAGCGCGTCGGCGGCGAAGAATTCTGCAACCTGGTAGAAAGTGCAGTTCTGCAGTCCGGTGACCCGGATCTGGGTTTTCGCTTCGGCGCGGCCATCGGCGGCCGGGGCTTCGGGCTCCTGGGCATCGCCACTGCGGCGGCGCCTACGCTGGCGCATTCCTTGAACAGCCTGGCGCGCTGGGAATCGCTCACGTGCACCCTGGGTGCGATTGACGTGGTACGTGAACGTGCCAGCGTGCGTGTGCGCTGGCTGCCACGCGTGCCCGTGCCGCCCGCGCTGATCGAAGGCGTGCTGGCCGGATGGGTCGCCTTCGGACGTTTCCTCGTGGGTGAGTCGGTTCCGGTATCGGCGCTGGAACTCACACGGCAGCGCCGCAGCGGTATCAGCGAGGTGGAATCGCTGCTCGGCTGCACCGTGCGGTACGGCGCCCCGGAAAACGCCGTCGTCGTGCCCGCAGCGATTCTCGACGCCCAGCCGCGCTACGCCGACGCGCAGCTGCACGCTTCGCTCGCGAACTGGCTCGACGACTGCGTGCGCGTCGTCGTTGGACAGCGCGATGCGACGTCGGTGCAGGCCAGCGAAGTGATCCTCCACGGACTGGCCTGGGGTGATGCGGACGAAGACGGCGTGGCGCGCCGCCTGGGTCTTGCGCGCCGGACGCTGCAGCGGCGCCTGGCCGCCGACGGCTTGAGTTTCCGGCGCCTGCGCGACCTGCTTCGCGCCAGTATCGCCGTCTGCCGTCTTTCCGGCGGGCGCGACCGGCTCATCGACGTGGCGCAGCACATCGGGTTCGCCGAACAGGCCACGTTCTGTCGTGCCGTGCGCCAGTGGACCGGGCGTTCGCCGCGCGAGGTCAGCCGCCTGTTCAGTACCGAGTATGCGGATTTACGCGGATAGCCGTGTTCGCGCAGCCTGGAACCCCATGTGTCGAGGCTCCAGGCTGCCGCGGTGGTGCTACTGGAATCCGTTCGCGAAGATCACGTCATCGGCAACGACGGTTCGCTCGCAGTCGTAGGTTTCGGCGATGCGTGGCCCGGTGTTGATAACCTGAAAGTCCGCTGGTACGACGACGCGTGCTCCCGGCGTCTGGTCGAACACGCGCGAGCCGATCCCCAGTTCCGCCCAGGTGTGCGTGGTGTAGCGGTCGCTCTCGGCAGAGATCGCGATATTGCCGCCATCAGCCAGCACCATGCCGTAGCGTTGCAGCGTACGGAGGATCACCTGCGCGGCGGGTGAGTAACCTGCCATCGGAAAGTCACTGCGAAGGCGCAGGCGCACGCCGTAGGGCACGCTGCCGCTCGGCCCCGACGGACTGCCGGCGTGTGTCGCGGGGCGCACATACAGGCGTCCGTTGACGCCGCCGAGACTGGCGTCGCTGGCCATTCGGGGATTGGGCAGGATGAAACGGATGGCGTGGCCCACCGTACCCTGCGGGACCGACAGCGCGGCGTGCACTTCGTCGGCATTGAGCAGCAGCGGTGCGATGGGAAAGCCCGCGGCGTCGGCGCTGGTGCAGTGATCGCCGCGGCCTTGCTCCGGGTAGTTCGCCGTCAGATTCCAGCGGGCCAGGCATTGCGCCTCCAGTCCGCTCGCACCGCTGGCGGTGACGTGATACGCCTCGAACAGTGTGGTGCCCTGCACGACGAGCAGGTGGCAATCGTCGGATTCGTTGTCGCAACTCAGTCCGTCCGAATGCTCGATGGCGGCGTT
This genomic stretch from Tahibacter amnicola harbors:
- a CDS encoding sterol desaturase family protein, producing METQTVAYREEYRSRFCPPRYRGVAHGVFVAVVGFCMLVAGALLLRPADLLSYWWMVPATFLLANLVEYLTHRHVMHKRVPVLGAMFERHTRRHHRYFTLADIEITGAHDMHAVLFPPVLLGFFSAVALLLSLAVGAVLGRAPGVLFFLVALSYYLAYEVLHLLAHWPLHGRMARSRVIRRLVSHHRAHHAPHVMQRGNFNIVVPLCDWLFRTLHDESDVLAQTVKSSRVERAYEDARATTREGEHGKRGSIQT
- a CDS encoding ribonuclease H-like domain-containing protein — encoded protein: MTALAERIRRLRLQAGATAGVAGGAVAPVVPAPPPPQAGVDRSAEVQRLRRLLGMRTAAAAPAPRRPDAETALCGDAVAPGVREVTREIPLPAASHLLPPRWADGVPLARERFLCFDTETTGLAGGSGTRAFMIGAADWRGERLRIRQLYLTAMAGEAAMLDRFAQWLTCDTVLVSYNGRCYDAPLLATRYRLNRRANPLAGLPHVDLLHPVRRAYRGIWENCRLATLERRLLHIVREDDLPGAAAPAAWLSFLRHGKGDDLLRVVEHNRQDLVTLARLLQRLDTRHFALD
- a CDS encoding AraC family transcriptional regulator; amino-acid sequence: MTFTPDVSQLYADAFREFTRLRGLGPAPGSAMSASGFVQRVGGEEFCNLVESAVLQSGDPDLGFRFGAAIGGRGFGLLGIATAAAPTLAHSLNSLARWESLTCTLGAIDVVRERASVRVRWLPRVPVPPALIEGVLAGWVAFGRFLVGESVPVSALELTRQRRSGISEVESLLGCTVRYGAPENAVVVPAAILDAQPRYADAQLHASLANWLDDCVRVVVGQRDATSVQASEVILHGLAWGDADEDGVARRLGLARRTLQRRLAADGLSFRRLRDLLRASIAVCRLSGGRDRLIDVAQHIGFAEQATFCRAVRQWTGRSPREVSRLFSTEYADLRG
- a CDS encoding GMC family oxidoreductase N-terminal domain-containing protein, yielding MATVCAVAAGLCLPRGANAAAPNRSVLSRSLSLLKPQYDTVVVGSGYGGSVMAARLSGARSVCLFERGREWQPQEFPDSASGVVTQLRSEATPLGLFDYRTSSDLDALVGNGLGGTSLINANVVVAPDRDVFTAWPAAIRNAYASGAMDVFEQRVRQMLAVEAMTEANALRKTVFHASTTARRKRAGVAVDFQRMDLAVNLTRHHNAANAQGVVQSRCRLCGDCVTGCRGGSKNSLDVNYLRVAAQRGAEIYTRMEVEYVERAGELWRVHYLARPADRAPYRGSVLASRVVLAAGSLGSTQVLLRSAAMGLPVSPRVGTRVSANGDYLGLGYNAAVQTDTFGFGDGAALADTRGVGPTITSAARYASSNARERFLIEEGAWPRALTDALRLALPALANAPDTPAAQRELRDIAGRRGNGALNHSMVYLGIGHDSASGRIVLDGSGTARIVWPGVSAEPFVARMRAEMRQHTGAFGGTLVDSPRTHPVFGGALTTVHPLGGCPMADDAGAGAVDADGRVYDPRGSHAVHAGLYVADGSILPGSVGVNPLLTIAALAERAAGSMS